The genomic segment GCGCCGGAACTCGCCCTCGAGCCCTTCCCCCGAGATGCGGCAACAGCGCTCCTCGGGGGAGGACGGCGTTTGAAGAAAGGCCGAAAAACGATCCGCCAGGCGATTCAAACGCGCATCGCGACACAACATCTTACGGCACAGCCATCTTCGGCCCATCACAAACCCGCTCCTCGAAAAGGAAACTCGACCCTGCAAGACCTCGGACGCCAGGGAGGCGTCGCTTAATATTTAAGCATATCACATCGAATTACGATCCTACAATTTACGATCCTGCAATCTCCCCGTGCAGGCACCAGGACTCCGCCTCGGTGATCCTCACGTCGACGAATTTTCCCAGCAGTTCTTCGCCGCCGGGGAAGAGCGTCACCTTGTCCGTGGAGGTCCGGCCCTGCAGGAGCCCCTCGCCCTTCGGCGCGGGCGCGTCCGCCAGAACCCGAAAGGTCCGCCCCACCAGCGCCTCGTTGATCGAGAGCGTGATGGCGTCCTGTACCACATTGATGCGGGTCAGGCGGGAGAGACGCACCTCCTGGGGCAGCGCTCCGGGCATGTTCGCCGCGGGTGTGCCCATACGTTCGGAGTAGGCCGCCGTGTGGACGAGGTCGAACCGGATTTCCTCCAGGGCCGATACGGACGCCTCGAAGTCCTCCTCCGTCTCGCCGGGGAACCCCACGATCAGGTCGCTGGTCAGGCCCAGCTCGGGAAGCGCCCTCCGCACCATCCGGACCTTTTCGAGGTACTCCGCGCGCGTGTACTTCCGGTTCATGAGCTTCAGGATGCGGTCGCTTCCCGACTGGATCGGCAGGTTCAGGGAGGGGCAGACGGCGCGCTCCCCGGCCATGACCTCCACGATGTCCTCGGTGAAATCCTGCGGCAGCGACGTGACGAAGCGGACGAGGTCGAGGCCGTCGATCCGCGCGACGTCGCGCAGCAGCGAAGCGAACGTCGTTCCGTCCGAAAAGTCCTTGCCGTAGCTGTTGACGTTCTGCCCCAGCAGGGTGACCTCCCTCACGCCGCTCGTCACGAGCAGGCGCACCTCGCGCAGGATGTCCTCCGCGGGACGCGACAGAAAGCGCCCGCGCACGTAGGGGACGATGCAGTAGGTACAGAAGTTGTCGCAGCCGTGCGCGATGGTCACGTAGGCACGCCAGGGGTTCTCGCGCCGGGCGGTGAACTCGTCCAGATCGAAGAAATCCCGCGGGTCGTCGTCCAGCAGATCGACACGCACACCGTCCCGCATCACGCGCTCCAGGCCGTCGGGCAGGAGGCCGATATGCCGCGGCCCGGAGACGAGCCTGACCCAGGGGAAGCGGGAGAGCGCACGCCTGCCCAGACTCTGGGCGATGCAGCCCGTCAGGGCGACGACGGGTCGGCGCCCGCTGCTCCAGGCATCCGCGTAACGCCCCAGTTCGCTCCAGACCTTCTGCTCCGCCTTGCCCCGGATGCTGCACCCCGTGACGACGACCAGGTCGGCCTCCGCCTCCTTCGTATCCTCCCAGCCCCTGCGCACCAGTGCCGTCCGCACCCGGTCACTGTCGTAGACGTTCATCTGACAGCCGTAAACCTTCATA from the uncultured Fretibacterium sp. genome contains:
- the miaB gene encoding tRNA (N6-isopentenyl adenosine(37)-C2)-methylthiotransferase MiaB is translated as MYRFHMKVYGCQMNVYDSDRVRTALVRRGWEDTKEAEADLVVVTGCSIRGKAEQKVWSELGRYADAWSSGRRPVVALTGCIAQSLGRRALSRFPWVRLVSGPRHIGLLPDGLERVMRDGVRVDLLDDDPRDFFDLDEFTARRENPWRAYVTIAHGCDNFCTYCIVPYVRGRFLSRPAEDILREVRLLVTSGVREVTLLGQNVNSYGKDFSDGTTFASLLRDVARIDGLDLVRFVTSLPQDFTEDIVEVMAGERAVCPSLNLPIQSGSDRILKLMNRKYTRAEYLEKVRMVRRALPELGLTSDLIVGFPGETEEDFEASVSALEEIRFDLVHTAAYSERMGTPAANMPGALPQEVRLSRLTRINVVQDAITLSINEALVGRTFRVLADAPAPKGEGLLQGRTSTDKVTLFPGGEELLGKFVDVRITEAESWCLHGEIAGS